Proteins from a genomic interval of Clostridium sp. 'deep sea':
- a CDS encoding 16S rRNA (uracil(1498)-N(3))-methyltransferase, whose amino-acid sequence MTRIFAGVSLKPNIKYKLSAEESHHLKNVLRVKNGSLLDIVDNNAHEYMAKIVNTEGKYVEIEVLQQIFINREPSLKITVFQGLPKGDKMEQVVMRATEIGASEFVPVAMKRSVVVLKDNKAKKKQERWQKVVNSASSQAKRQLIPRVLPVHNFSEMLGCLKDFDRVFVLYENQEDKSIYDYNITNIQGRIAVIVGPEGGFEESEISFLNRIKAEVITLGPRIMRTETAALNFISVLLYCSGDMRR is encoded by the coding sequence ATGACAAGAATTTTTGCAGGGGTTAGTTTAAAACCCAATATTAAGTATAAACTAAGCGCCGAAGAGAGCCATCATTTAAAAAATGTATTGAGAGTTAAAAATGGCTCTTTATTAGATATTGTGGATAATAATGCTCATGAATATATGGCAAAAATAGTTAATACCGAAGGTAAATATGTTGAAATAGAAGTATTGCAACAGATTTTTATTAATAGAGAACCAAGCCTTAAAATAACAGTATTTCAAGGACTACCAAAGGGCGATAAAATGGAGCAAGTTGTTATGAGAGCAACCGAAATTGGGGCAAGTGAGTTTGTTCCAGTAGCCATGAAAAGGTCTGTTGTAGTGTTAAAAGATAATAAAGCAAAAAAGAAACAAGAGCGTTGGCAGAAAGTTGTCAATTCAGCCTCGTCTCAAGCTAAAAGACAATTAATCCCTCGGGTTTTACCAGTCCATAATTTTAGCGAAATGTTAGGCTGTTTAAAGGATTTTGATAGGGTGTTCGTGCTGTATGAAAATCAAGAGGATAAATCTATATATGATTATAATATAACCAATATTCAAGGAAGAATAGCAGTAATAGTGGGGCCAGAAGGTGGCTTTGAGGAGAGTGAAATTAGTTTTTTAAATCGAATAAAGGCTGAAGTGATTACCCTAGGTCCACGAATAATGAGAACAGAAACTGCTGCCCTTAATTTTATTTCTGTTTTACTTTATTGTTCAGGAGATATGAGGAGGTAA
- the mtaB gene encoding tRNA (N(6)-L-threonylcarbamoyladenosine(37)-C(2))-methylthiotransferase MtaB, which yields MSNNKICIITLGCKVNQYESHTFENYFKDKGFLLVSIDEKADVIIVNTCAVTMQATRKSRQLIRKARRLNENAFIIIIGCLAQLETTKEQLKDEVNVFIGSEDKSKVVDIVMRWSKNNNAKFNQNSVTNISEATEFDEMPSYAEGSRVRAEVKVQDGCEQFCSYCLIPYMRGPERSRPVNNVIKEINYLVEHGYKEVVLTGIHLGSYGKKLPTKTDLTQLVKSILEKTTIKRLRLSSVEPNDVTDELINIIANNKRVASHLHLPLQGGSDKLLKDMNRRYTTGEYLGLVKKIRDKVPNIALTTDLIVGFPSETEQDFEDTMRFIKKVKFSAMHIFRFSTRPGTKAAKMKNKVHGDIVKSRSDLLHKVAIELKQKYEKAMLNKVYEVLVEKCNEHYCEGHAENYVNVHIDNTNIEKNSLIKVQIIQTSTYCVKGIML from the coding sequence TTGAGTAACAATAAAATATGTATAATAACGTTAGGTTGCAAGGTAAATCAGTACGAGAGTCATACCTTTGAAAACTACTTTAAAGATAAAGGGTTCTTGTTGGTTTCTATAGATGAAAAAGCAGATGTTATTATTGTAAATACCTGTGCAGTTACTATGCAAGCAACTCGTAAATCGCGTCAGTTAATACGAAAGGCGCGTAGATTAAATGAAAACGCTTTTATAATCATTATAGGTTGTTTAGCGCAACTTGAAACAACAAAGGAGCAGCTAAAAGATGAAGTGAATGTTTTTATAGGAAGTGAAGATAAAAGCAAAGTTGTCGATATAGTAATGAGATGGTCTAAAAATAATAACGCTAAGTTTAATCAAAACTCAGTTACTAATATAAGTGAAGCAACAGAGTTCGATGAAATGCCCAGCTACGCGGAGGGTAGTAGGGTTAGGGCTGAGGTAAAGGTGCAGGATGGCTGCGAGCAGTTTTGCTCATACTGTTTAATTCCTTATATGCGTGGTCCAGAGCGTAGCAGACCAGTTAATAATGTAATTAAGGAAATTAACTACTTAGTTGAACACGGCTATAAAGAAGTAGTTTTAACTGGCATACATCTAGGGTCTTATGGCAAAAAATTACCCACTAAAACTGATTTAACTCAGTTAGTAAAGTCAATACTCGAAAAAACTACTATAAAGCGTTTACGGCTATCCTCTGTTGAACCAAACGATGTCACAGATGAACTAATAAATATAATTGCAAACAATAAAAGGGTGGCTTCACATTTACATTTGCCTTTACAGGGAGGTAGCGATAAGCTACTAAAAGACATGAATAGGCGCTATACAACTGGTGAATATTTGGGTCTGGTAAAAAAAATAAGAGATAAAGTTCCTAATATTGCTTTAACAACAGATCTTATTGTAGGCTTTCCTAGTGAAACGGAGCAAGACTTTGAGGACACAATGAGATTTATTAAAAAGGTCAAATTTTCAGCTATGCATATCTTTAGATTTTCAACACGGCCAGGTACTAAAGCTGCAAAAATGAAGAATAAAGTTCATGGTGATATTGTAAAATCACGTAGTGATTTACTGCATAAAGTAGCAATAGAGCTTAAACAAAAGTATGAAAAAGCTATGTTAAACAAAGTTTATGAGGTATTAGTTGAAAAATGTAATGAGCATTATTGTGAGGGACATGCAGAAAACTATGTTAATGTTCATATAGATAATACTAATATTGAAAAAAATAGTTTAATTAAAGTACAAATTATCCAAACTAGTACTTACTGTGTAAAAGGTATTATGTTATAA
- a CDS encoding histidine triad nucleotide-binding protein: MSECLFCRIVAGEIPADIIYSDDEILAFKDINPVAPIHILIIPKIHITSLADVKENDVSLIGRIMGRISLIAKEHCPDDNYRVVTNVGENAGQTVPHLHFHLLGGRKFD; encoded by the coding sequence GTGTCTGAATGTTTATTCTGTCGTATAGTAGCAGGAGAAATACCTGCAGATATCATATATTCAGATGATGAAATTCTTGCGTTTAAGGATATTAATCCTGTCGCTCCTATACATATATTAATTATTCCAAAGATTCACATAACTTCTCTTGCAGATGTAAAGGAAAATGATGTATCATTAATAGGACGAATTATGGGCAGGATTTCTTTAATTGCTAAAGAGCATTGCCCAGACGATAATTACAGGGTTGTAACAAATGTAGGTGAGAATGCAGGTCAAACAGTACCTCATTTACATTTTCATTTGTTAGGAGGACGAAAATTTGATTAA
- the rpsU gene encoding 30S ribosomal protein S21, which yields MAEVKVGKNESLDQALRRFNRECRKAGILKEVRRREHYEKPSVKRKKKAEAARRKNTRKSF from the coding sequence ATGGCAGAAGTAAAGGTCGGTAAGAACGAAAGTTTAGACCAGGCTCTGCGCCGATTTAACCGGGAATGCCGTAAGGCTGGTATTCTTAAAGAAGTGCGCAGAAGAGAGCATTATGAAAAGCCTAGTGTTAAGCGCAAAAAGAAGGCTGAAGCGGCACGTCGCAAAAACACTCGTAAATCTTTTTAA
- the yqfC gene encoding sporulation protein YqfC: protein MKNSKRIDRLKANIAGTFDIPIDVVLDMPRVTVIGSMQIYIENHQGIIFYNDDIIKLAFSEGVIVITGDGLTIRVINIDEMIIDGDITKIHFEACAKHE, encoded by the coding sequence TTGAAAAATAGTAAAAGAATAGACCGCTTAAAAGCTAATATCGCAGGTACCTTTGATATTCCAATTGATGTAGTTCTGGATATGCCTCGAGTAACAGTAATTGGTAGTATGCAAATCTATATAGAAAATCATCAAGGAATTATATTTTATAATGATGACATTATTAAATTAGCTTTTTCAGAAGGGGTAATAGTAATAACTGGTGATGGCTTAACAATTAGAGTAATAAATATTGATGAAATGATTATTGATGGAGATATAACTAAAATACATTTTGAGGCATGTGCTAAACATGAGTAA
- a CDS encoding sporulation protein YqfD gives MSKILKYNNGYVKIKVAGKFPERFINLCIVKGIEIWGLNYQNNFIELYTSIDGFKRMRPILKNANCSVKILKKKGLPFIIDNMLRYKWLVGCLVILILAGIFSSFYVWIININVPQNYDSSKIQRIVASAGLKRGTLRSNINIRDINNALKSEFPNIRWVDIKLKGVKAQVNIEISPINHSGKIKTGDIVATRDGYIEEIIVLDGTARVKDGEIVVGGQIIVEGNVYSEDKYLHSVQARAIVKTVTWYYGNGLASQEYIELHNTGRKKTEFVLKYNNKESHIYGDRNDFNLYKFYEYSYPLKWRNISASVEVVKRVYLEQKAVKVSLNSTEIKEKAQNQALASALNQVGPISSPVEVTYKYIDLGNMLYAEAIIKAHENITQFRYHHR, from the coding sequence ATGAGTAAAATTCTAAAATACAATAATGGTTATGTTAAAATAAAAGTTGCAGGAAAGTTTCCAGAGCGTTTCATTAATTTATGTATAGTAAAAGGTATTGAAATATGGGGTTTAAACTACCAAAATAACTTTATTGAACTATATACCTCTATAGATGGCTTTAAAAGAATGAGACCAATTTTAAAAAATGCTAATTGTAGTGTTAAAATATTAAAGAAAAAAGGCTTGCCATTTATTATTGACAATATGTTAAGATACAAGTGGTTAGTAGGTTGTTTAGTTATACTAATTTTGGCTGGTATTTTTAGTAGCTTTTATGTATGGATTATAAACATAAATGTTCCCCAAAACTATGATTCAAGTAAGATTCAGCGTATTGTAGCTAGTGCTGGCTTAAAGAGAGGCACATTACGATCAAACATAAACATTAGGGACATTAATAATGCTCTTAAAAGTGAGTTCCCAAATATACGATGGGTAGATATAAAATTAAAGGGTGTTAAGGCTCAGGTTAATATTGAGATAAGTCCTATTAATCATAGTGGCAAAATTAAAACTGGAGATATTGTAGCAACTAGAGACGGCTACATTGAAGAGATAATAGTACTAGATGGAACAGCTAGAGTAAAAGACGGCGAAATAGTTGTTGGTGGTCAAATAATAGTAGAAGGAAATGTTTACAGCGAAGATAAATACTTACATAGTGTTCAAGCTAGGGCAATAGTAAAAACTGTTACTTGGTATTATGGTAATGGTTTAGCAAGTCAAGAATATATAGAACTACACAATACAGGCAGAAAAAAAACAGAGTTTGTTCTTAAATACAATAACAAAGAAAGCCATATTTATGGTGACAGAAATGACTTTAATTTATATAAGTTTTATGAGTATAGTTACCCGCTAAAATGGAGGAATATTTCTGCATCTGTCGAAGTGGTTAAGCGTGTTTATTTAGAGCAAAAAGCAGTTAAAGTTAGCTTAAACTCCACTGAAATTAAAGAAAAGGCTCAAAATCAAGCGCTAGCAAGTGCCTTAAATCAAGTGGGGCCAATAAGTTCACCCGTTGAGGTTACTTATAAATATATAGATTTAGGAAATATGCTGTATGCTGAGGCAATAATTAAAGCACATGAAAACATAACGCAGTTTCGTTATCATCATAGATAG
- a CDS encoding PhoH family protein, translating to MANVIEKRLFIRTMDEMRKLFGERDVFLKNIEDSFHVKMVTRESEIIIDGENESVEKAEGVLRQLLTLIRNGQIIEERDVVYAIRMFLENESIDLTSLSDDELVITSRGKVVSPKTKGQQKYVESIRNNTLVFGVGPAGTGKTYLAIAMAVASLRNREVSRIVLTRPAVEAGERLGFLPGDLQAKIDPYLRPLYDALYDIMGAEQFVKYLEKGVIEVAPLAYMRGRTLDNSFVILDEAQNTTKEQMKMFLTRLGFGSQAIVTGDITQTDLPRDRKSGLKEAVKILDKVKDIGIVFLTEKDVVRHALVQRIIKAYEKSERSRKR from the coding sequence TTGGCAAATGTAATTGAGAAAAGACTATTTATTCGTACTATGGATGAGATGCGAAAGTTATTTGGTGAAAGAGACGTATTTCTCAAAAATATCGAAGATAGCTTTCATGTTAAAATGGTCACTCGTGAGAGTGAGATTATAATTGATGGAGAGAATGAGTCAGTAGAAAAAGCTGAGGGTGTTTTACGTCAATTGTTAACATTAATCAGAAATGGGCAAATAATAGAAGAACGAGATGTTGTATACGCCATAAGAATGTTTTTGGAAAACGAAAGCATAGATTTAACAAGCCTCTCGGATGATGAGCTTGTGATAACCTCAAGAGGCAAAGTAGTTAGCCCAAAAACTAAAGGACAGCAGAAATATGTTGAAAGTATTAGAAACAATACTTTAGTTTTTGGAGTAGGGCCAGCTGGTACTGGTAAAACATATCTTGCAATAGCAATGGCAGTTGCTTCATTACGAAATAGAGAGGTAAGTAGAATTGTTTTAACTAGACCTGCCGTAGAGGCTGGTGAAAGATTAGGCTTTTTACCAGGTGACTTACAGGCTAAAATAGATCCCTACTTACGTCCTCTCTATGATGCATTATATGATATTATGGGTGCTGAACAGTTTGTAAAGTATCTTGAAAAAGGTGTGATTGAGGTTGCTCCATTAGCCTACATGAGAGGTAGAACTCTAGATAATAGCTTTGTAATACTTGATGAGGCTCAGAACACTACAAAAGAGCAGATGAAAATGTTTTTAACAAGGCTTGGCTTTGGTTCTCAGGCAATTGTTACGGGAGATATAACTCAAACAGATTTGCCAAGAGATCGAAAATCTGGCTTAAAAGAGGCCGTAAAAATACTAGATAAAGTAAAAGATATTGGTATTGTATTCTTAACTGAGAAAGATGTAGTAAGACATGCTTTAGTTCAGAGAATTATAAAAGCCTATGAGAAAAGTGAGCGCTCTAGAAAGCGCTAA
- a CDS encoding HDIG domain-containing metalloprotein: MTEFIKDVKRIFNKYFLRKPNVQRLLLGFITYVIILSTLILSVVPAEVNINIGQVSSRTIYAPITFEDEIATEKARNQAELRVNDQYVRDRNLEQQVYDNMATIGSLIIENKSLSIKDLRSALIEKLPDDIDSKTDIISDNTLYYIVGLEADYINELNDAAQNVLSEVYKETIITAESGLALIQHNVTQLSYTIPEKIYVESLVKSVFQPSSAYSEAKTAAQKKEARQNVAPVMIHKGDVLVTKDQVITDQIYSYLEKSGLLSNMRRTQMVLGVTIYLLLIFIVVVALLKIFCKSVFNKVISLLMLALIMIVCVLITTVIVPFSPLFVVSVTVGVLITALLDWQAALISVLAYNFIIAPMIIDTSYALIISLITGVTSIVSSYKMSQRADMIKVALYVAAISGSTVVASNLIIGSELSVVANSALLIILSSIAMVIIAIGSLPLLENTFGIISTIRLLELSNPNRPLLRKLLLEAPGTYNHSIVMGNLAEAAAEAVGADPLLARVGAYYHDIGKLKRPGFFVENQLDGNNPHDKYTPSLSALVIMSHVKDGVELAKEEKLPEQVIDMIKQHHGTTLVSYFYHKAVNQNESEDSIREADYKYDGPRPQTKEAGIIMLSDAIEAAVRSLKRRSPAKVEEVVRKIIKSRLQDGELDECDLTMRDLEKLAETYIRVLSGVYHNRIAYPERSIADLERSKKLGRNSNIK, from the coding sequence ATGACAGAGTTTATTAAAGATGTAAAAAGAATATTTAATAAATATTTTTTAAGAAAACCCAATGTTCAGCGGCTGTTGTTGGGCTTTATAACCTATGTAATAATTCTGTCTACATTAATATTATCTGTTGTTCCTGCTGAGGTAAACATTAATATTGGACAAGTTAGTTCCCGTACAATTTATGCACCAATTACTTTTGAAGATGAAATTGCTACTGAAAAAGCTCGTAATCAAGCAGAGCTACGTGTTAATGATCAGTATGTGCGTGATCGTAATTTAGAGCAACAGGTTTACGATAATATGGCAACAATAGGATCATTAATTATTGAAAATAAAAGTTTAAGTATAAAAGATTTAAGATCAGCCTTAATTGAAAAATTACCAGATGATATAGACTCAAAAACAGATATAATTTCGGACAATACGCTTTATTATATAGTAGGACTAGAAGCAGATTATATAAATGAGTTAAATGATGCTGCTCAAAATGTGTTAAGTGAGGTTTATAAAGAAACCATAATAACAGCTGAGAGTGGATTAGCTTTAATCCAGCATAATGTAACCCAGTTAAGTTATACAATACCTGAAAAAATATATGTAGAAAGTCTTGTAAAATCAGTTTTTCAACCGAGTTCAGCTTATAGTGAAGCTAAAACAGCTGCTCAAAAAAAAGAAGCAAGACAAAATGTAGCACCAGTTATGATTCATAAAGGGGATGTGCTTGTTACTAAAGATCAAGTTATAACTGATCAAATATACTCGTATTTAGAGAAATCTGGCTTACTGAGCAATATGCGCAGAACCCAAATGGTTTTGGGTGTGACAATTTATTTGTTGCTTATATTTATTGTTGTTGTAGCACTTCTTAAAATATTCTGCAAATCAGTCTTTAATAAAGTGATTTCGTTATTAATGTTAGCACTCATTATGATAGTTTGTGTACTAATTACAACAGTAATAGTTCCGTTTTCACCTCTATTTGTGGTTAGTGTAACTGTTGGAGTATTAATTACTGCCTTATTAGATTGGCAGGCTGCCTTAATCTCTGTATTAGCATATAACTTTATAATAGCACCCATGATCATAGATACTTCTTACGCCTTAATAATATCCCTAATTACTGGTGTAACATCTATTGTAAGTAGTTATAAAATGAGTCAGAGAGCAGATATGATTAAGGTTGCTTTATATGTAGCTGCAATTAGTGGTTCTACAGTAGTTGCAAGTAACTTAATAATTGGTTCGGAGCTAAGTGTAGTTGCAAACTCTGCGTTATTAATAATTCTTAGTAGTATAGCTATGGTAATTATAGCTATTGGTTCTTTGCCATTGTTAGAAAATACTTTTGGCATTATTTCTACGATAAGACTGCTCGAATTATCTAACCCCAACAGACCTTTATTGCGAAAACTATTATTAGAAGCACCAGGTACCTATAATCACAGTATAGTTATGGGTAACTTAGCTGAGGCAGCTGCCGAGGCTGTTGGTGCTGATCCATTACTTGCTAGAGTTGGCGCATACTATCATGATATTGGTAAGCTTAAACGTCCAGGTTTTTTTGTTGAAAATCAATTAGATGGAAATAATCCGCATGACAAATATACACCATCACTAAGTGCCTTAGTTATTATGTCTCATGTTAAAGATGGCGTTGAACTAGCTAAAGAAGAAAAACTTCCTGAGCAGGTTATTGATATGATTAAACAACATCATGGTACAACATTAGTAAGTTATTTTTATCATAAAGCAGTTAACCAAAACGAAAGTGAAGATAGTATTAGGGAAGCAGATTATAAATATGATGGACCTCGCCCTCAAACTAAAGAGGCTGGGATCATTATGTTGTCTGATGCAATTGAAGCTGCTGTAAGGTCACTTAAGCGTCGATCACCAGCTAAAGTAGAAGAGGTTGTTAGAAAGATAATAAAATCTCGTTTACAAGATGGAGAATTAGACGAGTGTGACTTAACCATGAGAGATTTAGAAAAGTTAGCTGAAACATATATAAGAGTTCTTTCAGGGGTTTATCACAATAGAATCGCCTACCCAGAAAGAAGTATAGCTGACCTCGAAAGGAGTAAAAAACTTGGTAGAAATTCAAATATTAAATAA
- the ybeY gene encoding rRNA maturation RNase YbeY, protein MVEIQILNNQEDVELSADILDELKSTALEIANILNINNKVISIVLANSDIIKTLNCQYRDKDYVTDVLSFPLSAVDSNEEMLGEIIICAKVAKEQAKEYNNNLKQELSFLILHGILHLCGYDHDESHSGEMREKEKEITERLSLKK, encoded by the coding sequence TTGGTAGAAATTCAAATATTAAATAATCAAGAGGATGTTGAGCTAAGTGCAGACATATTAGATGAGTTAAAAAGCACTGCGCTAGAGATTGCTAATATACTTAATATTAACAATAAAGTGATTAGTATAGTGTTAGCAAATAGTGATATAATCAAAACACTTAATTGTCAATACAGAGATAAAGACTATGTTACCGATGTATTGTCATTCCCGCTGTCAGCAGTAGATAGTAATGAAGAAATGTTGGGTGAGATTATTATATGTGCTAAAGTAGCTAAGGAGCAAGCAAAAGAGTATAATAATAACCTTAAACAAGAACTTAGTTTTTTGATTTTACATGGAATACTCCATTTATGTGGTTATGACCACGATGAAAGTCATAGTGGAGAGATGAGAGAAAAAGAAAAAGAAATTACTGAGAGGCTTTCATTAAAAAAATAG
- a CDS encoding diacylglycerol kinase family protein produces MKNKNFIDSLKNAAKGVKNTGLTEKNFQRQLLIVALLFISVIVLRVTGTELALIILTTGFVLSAELFNTAIEKWVDLIRPEYHTLAGHIKDVAAGAVLLASITAVLVGLIVFIPRILLLI; encoded by the coding sequence TTGAAAAATAAAAATTTTATAGATTCTTTAAAGAATGCAGCTAAAGGTGTAAAAAATACAGGACTTACTGAAAAGAATTTTCAAAGGCAGTTATTGATTGTAGCTTTACTATTTATATCTGTAATAGTACTAAGAGTTACAGGAACAGAGTTGGCTTTAATCATCCTAACTACTGGGTTTGTATTATCTGCTGAGCTTTTTAACACAGCCATAGAAAAGTGGGTAGATTTGATTAGACCAGAGTATCATACTTTAGCTGGTCATATTAAAGACGTTGCTGCTGGAGCCGTTTTATTGGCTTCTATTACAGCAGTTTTAGTGGGTTTAATAGTATTTATTCCACGAATATTACTATTAATATAA
- a CDS encoding DUF881 domain-containing protein, translating to MRIPKLLIVFLALLMVINSVVLLRSFNLISLPGEVSSIDMARAGTTAMISYLRNYATDLKVHNNAAVKDSIGLFQYKIETAKTEDELAQIVIIESRLVQETIVRETENNRNQIILNIISTDENLQRVKDKETIFVWADNENGIQVRDGSGVLTKQTIEMLKSSDALPTIFSEVAVGVESGVPKVLNYRRVYDRLGSLENEVALLQQNLIDRESFAGLRPMVGEGLEIKIYDKEGGYQAHEIVHDSDIRDMLNELYSAGALGVSVGGQRIITTSPIRCVGAVVLVNYTPIAVDPVVINVVGDPIKLESSLEIIKNTLKLVKGMEIEITKSENIILPAYKKAMP from the coding sequence ATGCGTATTCCCAAGTTGTTAATAGTTTTTTTAGCGCTATTAATGGTTATTAATTCAGTAGTTTTATTAAGATCATTTAATCTTATTAGTTTACCAGGAGAAGTATCTAGTATTGATATGGCACGTGCTGGTACCACAGCTATGATATCTTACCTTAGAAATTATGCTACTGATTTAAAAGTTCATAATAATGCAGCTGTTAAAGATAGCATTGGTTTGTTTCAATATAAAATTGAAACTGCTAAAACCGAGGATGAACTAGCCCAAATAGTAATTATTGAGAGTAGATTAGTGCAAGAAACAATTGTTAGAGAGACCGAGAATAATCGTAATCAAATTATTCTTAACATAATTAGTACCGATGAAAATTTGCAAAGAGTAAAAGATAAAGAGACTATTTTTGTTTGGGCAGATAATGAAAATGGTATTCAAGTTAGAGATGGAAGTGGTGTTTTAACCAAACAAACCATTGAAATGTTAAAAAGCTCGGATGCACTGCCTACAATATTTAGTGAAGTAGCAGTGGGTGTAGAGTCTGGCGTTCCTAAAGTTTTAAACTATAGGCGTGTTTATGATAGACTAGGCTCATTAGAGAATGAGGTCGCCTTATTGCAACAAAACCTTATTGATAGAGAGTCTTTTGCAGGTTTGCGACCAATGGTTGGAGAGGGTCTTGAGATTAAAATATACGACAAAGAAGGCGGATATCAAGCCCATGAAATTGTGCATGACTCCGACATAAGAGATATGTTGAATGAACTATATTCAGCGGGTGCCTTGGGTGTAAGTGTTGGAGGACAAAGAATTATTACAACATCACCAATTAGATGTGTAGGAGCAGTTGTTTTAGTAAATTACACACCAATTGCAGTTGACCCTGTTGTTATAAACGTAGTAGGTGACCCTATAAAGCTTGAAAGTAGTTTAGAGATTATCAAAAACACCTTAAAATTAGTTAAAGGCATGGAGATAGAAATTACGAAATCAGAGAATATTATATTACCTGCATATAAAAAAGCAATGCCTTAA
- the cdd gene encoding cytidine deaminase — protein sequence MNERLFNAAKQALEKAYCPYSKYQVGAALLTDTGEIFSGCNIENASYGLTVCAERVALFKAKSEGYTNIKELVVMIKGDVLPSPCGACRQVIVELAPNAKIVLATNTGKYEIKTVDELLPFSFNKSSLSEV from the coding sequence ATGAATGAGAGGTTGTTTAATGCCGCTAAACAGGCATTAGAAAAAGCATATTGCCCATACTCAAAGTATCAGGTAGGGGCTGCGTTGTTAACTGATACTGGAGAGATATTTAGTGGCTGTAATATTGAAAACGCCTCGTATGGTTTAACAGTTTGTGCGGAAAGAGTAGCGTTGTTTAAGGCTAAAAGTGAAGGATATACCAATATAAAAGAACTTGTTGTAATGATTAAAGGGGATGTTTTGCCTTCTCCATGTGGAGCCTGCCGACAAGTTATTGTGGAGTTAGCCCCAAACGCAAAAATTGTTTTAGCAACAAATACAGGAAAATATGAAATAAAAACAGTAGATGAACTGCTACCCTTCTCTTTTAATAAAAGCAGTTTAAGTGAGGTATAA
- the era gene encoding GTPase Era, translated as MNKKKSGFVAVVGRPNVGKSTFLNKVMGQKVLIESSRPQATRNKISCIYNDDKGQIVFLDTPGIHKPHHKLGQVLVDHAKGSLKGVDVVLFMVEPDEEIGIGDKYIANVLKDISIPIILCVNKIDSINSTKIIPLLNEWKNILDYTEIIPISAKNGEGVNKVIELVYSFLSEGPQYYPDDMLTDKSEKFIIAEMIREKVFNKTKEEVPYSVAVDIRSFTEKNGRLYIAADIIVERNSQKGIIIGKQASMIKRIKLEARKDIERFMGYKADLELHVRHKKDWRNKNNILRDLGYSKE; from the coding sequence ATGAACAAAAAAAAATCGGGATTTGTAGCTGTAGTAGGTAGACCCAATGTTGGTAAATCAACTTTTTTAAACAAAGTTATGGGACAAAAGGTATTAATAGAGTCATCTAGGCCTCAGGCTACGCGTAATAAGATAAGTTGTATTTATAATGATGATAAAGGGCAGATAGTATTTTTAGATACCCCAGGTATTCATAAACCACATCATAAATTAGGGCAGGTATTAGTTGACCATGCAAAAGGTAGTTTAAAGGGTGTAGATGTTGTATTATTTATGGTAGAGCCAGATGAAGAAATTGGTATAGGTGATAAGTATATTGCCAACGTATTAAAAGATATTTCTATACCAATAATACTCTGCGTAAATAAAATTGACTCGATAAATAGTACAAAAATAATACCCCTGCTAAATGAGTGGAAAAATATTTTAGATTATACTGAAATAATACCAATTTCAGCAAAAAACGGTGAGGGTGTTAATAAAGTAATTGAACTAGTATATAGCTTTTTATCTGAAGGACCACAGTACTATCCTGATGATATGTTAACAGACAAATCCGAAAAGTTCATTATTGCTGAAATGATTAGAGAGAAAGTATTTAATAAAACCAAAGAAGAAGTACCCTATTCAGTTGCGGTTGATATTAGATCCTTTACAGAAAAAAATGGTAGACTGTATATAGCTGCTGACATTATTGTAGAACGTAATTCACAAAAGGGAATTATTATCGGTAAACAGGCCTCCATGATTAAAAGAATAAAACTGGAGGCAAGGAAAGACATAGAGAGATTTATGGGTTATAAAGCTGATTTAGAATTACATGTAAGACATAAAAAGGATTGGCGAAATAAGAATAATATATTAAGAGATTTAGGTTACAGTAAGGAGTAA